Proteins from a genomic interval of Pseudomonas anuradhapurensis:
- a CDS encoding D-Ala-D-Ala carboxypeptidase family metallohydrolase: protein MKRARWLLLALGMLGAALRADERDLWMFAQWAGDHQTRPFRQMLVDARLYGVVPIHQLLRSASDWRLCRASPFALPPASNWPAVRATLSLIKVLDQQGILRQFEVVSAYRDPGLNRCAGGAVGSAHTRAFAVDILLPAWADPNPLCRFWQQSGQAWNMGLGRYPSGRIHIDTAGYRTWGGDGRSGSSFCTRPS, encoded by the coding sequence ATGAAAAGGGCTAGATGGTTGCTGCTGGCGCTGGGCATGCTGGGGGCTGCGCTGCGGGCCGATGAGCGTGACTTGTGGATGTTCGCGCAATGGGCCGGGGACCATCAGACCCGGCCATTTCGCCAGATGCTGGTGGACGCCCGGCTGTATGGCGTGGTACCCATCCACCAGTTGCTGCGTTCGGCTTCGGACTGGCGGCTGTGCCGGGCTTCACCTTTTGCGCTGCCGCCTGCCAGCAACTGGCCGGCAGTGCGGGCCACGCTGTCGCTGATCAAGGTGCTTGACCAACAAGGCATCCTGCGCCAGTTCGAGGTGGTGTCGGCCTACCGTGACCCAGGCCTCAACCGCTGCGCGGGTGGTGCCGTGGGTAGCGCTCATACTCGCGCCTTTGCGGTGGATATCCTGCTGCCGGCGTGGGCCGACCCCAACCCGCTATGCCGTTTCTGGCAGCAATCCGGCCAGGCCTGGAACATGGGGCTTGGGCGCTACCCGAGCGGGCGCATTCACATCGATACCGCAGGCTATCGCACCTGGGGCGGTGACGGCCGTTCGGGTTCGTCGTTCTGCACCAGGCCCAGCTGA